A window of Cytobacillus sp. FSL H8-0458 genomic DNA:
GACGTTCCTGATCAAGCTTTTTCATGTACTGATTATTCATCCACTCAAGCTTTTGCTTATCGAAAAGGGCCGGAGATTTTGATAGGCGGTTTTCATCAAAGATATCAATAAATTCTTCTTTGGAGAAGATTTCTTCCTCGCCTGCAGGAGACCAGCCAAGAAGAGCAATAAAGTTAAAGAGCGCTTCCGGCAAGTAGCCGAGCTCTTCGTATTGTTCAATGAACTGGATAATCGTCTCGTCGCGCTTGCTCAGTTTTTTGCGGCTTTCATTGACAATCAGGGTCATATGTCCGAACACCGGAAGGTCCCAGCCCAATGCTTCGTAAATCATCTGCTGCTTAGGCGTATTGGAAATATGGTCATCTCCGCGCAGAACATGGGAAATTTTCATTAGGTGGTCATCCACTGCTACCGCAAAATTGTAGGTAGGCGTGCCGTCTTTCTTAACGATGACATAATCGCCAAATCCATCAGACTCGAATGACACTTCCCCTTTTACCATGTCATTGAATGTCAGCATCTTGCCTTTTGGCACAAGGAAGCGGATACTAGGCTTTCTGCCTTCAGCTTCAAGTGCAGATCTTTCTTCCTCTGTCAGATGACGGCATTTCCCTGAGTAAGCAGGAGTATCGCCTTTTGCAGATTGAGCTTCACGCTCTGCTTCAAGCTCCTCTTCCGTACAATAGCATTTATAGGCATGCCCTTTTTCGAGCAATTCCTTATAGTAGGTTTCATAGATATGATTTCTTTCAGATTGGCGGTACGGGCCATATTCGCCTTCCCTGTCAATGCTTTCGTCCCAATCCATTCCAAGCCATTTTAAATAATGAAGCTGGCTTTCCTCGCCGCCTTCAATATTCCGTTTCTTATCTGTATCCTCAATGCGGATGATGAATTTCCCGCCTTTGCTTCTTGCAAACAAATAGTTAAAAAGCGCCGTTCTCGCATTTCCGATATGTAAATGCCCAGTCGGACTCGGAGCGTAGCGGACGCGGATTTCATTTGACATACTGACTGCCTCCTTAAAATCTTAAATCTGTTGAGTTTATCGTAAGCTATATTTTAACACTCAGGTTTTTCTTCTGAAAGGTAATTTTAACGGTTCTCTATCTTTTTCAGCAAAACAGCCGCCTGGGAGGCGATTCCCTCTCCCCGTCCTGTAAAGCCAAGCTTTTCTGTAGTTGTTGCTTTCACATTAATATTTTCTTTTTCGGTTTCCAGAAGCTCTGCAATCCGCTCCTGCATTTTACCGATATGAGGAGCCATCTTCGGCTTCTGGGCGATGATGGTGCAATCTGCATTAACCAGCTCATACCCTTTTTCTTTTACGATTCCCCATACATACTGCAGCAGCTTTGCCGAATCGGCATCCTTGAATTCAGGATCGGTATCAGGAAAATGCCGTCCAATGTCCCCTTCACCAATGGCCCCAAGGCAGGCATCTGCCACTGTATGCAGCAGGACATCTGCATCTGAATGCCCTAAAAGCCCTTTTTCATATGGTATTTCAATACCCCCGATAATCAGCGGGCGTCCTTCAGCAAACTGATGAACATCAAAACCTTGTCCAATCCGAAACATGATAACAATCCCCTTTACATATGACTTCTTTTCTTTATAATTGCTTCCGCAAAATAAATATCTTCCGGTGTAGTCAGCTTAATATTATCGTAACTTCCCTCAACAATCACCACTTCATTGCCCAACCGCTCCACGAGGCTCGCATCATCTGTTCCTAAAAAGCCGTCTTCCTCGGCCTTGCGGTGTGCCTCAAGCAGGGAACAAACGCGAAAGGCCTGTGGAGTTTGAACAGCCCACAGGCAGGAACGTTCAAGGGTTTCTGTAATTAAATGCCCATCAGCTTTTTTAACGGTATCCTTCAGCGGCACTGCCAGAACAGCAGCTCCTTTTTCCCAGGCTGCTTTCACCAGAGGCTGCAGTAAATCCCGGGTAATAAAAGGGCGGGCAGCGTCATGAACCAGCACTACTTCCTCACCCGAAGCCGCTTTGGCCGCATTATAGACACTATGCTGCCTTTCCTTACCGCCTTCAACCATAGCAGCCACTTTCGTAATCTGATGCTGTTTTAAGAGAGTGCGCATTTCTTCCTCATCCTGAGGATTAATAGCCAGAAAGATGCCTGTGCACTCCGGATCACTCTCAAAAACTCTTAACGTATGTATAAACACAGGGACATTCCCAATTTCCAGAAGAAGCTTATTCTTTCCGGCTCCCATTCGTTTCCCCTGCCCGGCTGCCGGGAGAATCGCTTGATAATTCATATTTTTTACTCCTCTTTTTAGAAAAGCGCAAGCGCCTTGGTCACCCCCGACAAGCACAAGACGAGCCTCCCGGAAAGGCGTTCTTTGCCTTTTTGGGAGGATTGGCTTGTGACCTCGAGGGGGTAGGCGCTGGAGCTAGACAGTTAACGACGTTTAAAATTTTATACTTTCTTATTTGTTAAAAAAGCAGGCAAAAAGGCAGGGAAATCAATCTCCCTGCACGTTCTGTCCTACTTTCCATCATACATTATAAAGCTTTTTCCAGAAGTTTGGGTTTTGCAAAGATCATTCTTCCGGCTGATGTCTGCAGAACACTTGTGACAAGTACATCAATATGTTTGCCAATGTAATTTCTGCCTTCTTCCACCACGATCATCGTGCCGTCGTCCAGATAGGCAATCCCCTGATTCTGTTCCTTGCCGTCTTTTATTACCTGTACTTTCATTTCTTCACCTGGAAGCACAACCGGTTTTACCGCATTAGCCAGGTCATTAATATTAAGGACTGCCACTTTTTGCAGTTCACAAACCTTGTTTAAGTTAAAGTCATTGGTCACAACGACGCCATTCGTTAACTTAGCCAGCTTCACGAGCTTGCTGTCCACCTCTTGGATTTCTTCAAAATCGCCTTCATAGATTTCCACATTAATCGAAAGCTCTTTTTGAATCCGGTTTAATATATCCAGACCCCGTCTGCCGCGGTTCCTCTTTAATACATCTGATGAATCAGCAATATGCTGAAGTTCTTCGAGCACAAACTGCGGAATGACAATCGTGCCTTCCAAAAAGCCAGTCTGGCAGATATCAGCAATGCGTCCATCGATAATAACGCTTGTATCAAGAATCTTGAGTGATTTTTTAGGTGCAGCTTCAGGCTCAAGTTCTTCTTCACTGCTCTTCTTTTTCTTGCTGGAAAATAAACTTAAAAGCTCATCCCGCTTTTTAAAACCAACCTGAAATCCCAGGTAGCCGAATATAAGCGTCAGCACAATGGGAGCAACGGTATTCAGTATCGGCACCTCAATTGCATTTAGGGCATATCCGATTAAAAAGGCAATGACTAATCCAAAAACCAGGCCGACACTTCCAAAAATAATATCTGTTATAGGTACTTTTACCAGTGATTCTTCTGCCCATCTCACGAAATTTACGACGTGATCAACCGCCCAAAAAGTTAAAAGATAAAAAATAATAGCACCTAAAATGGCGGACACATATGGATTGTTTAAAAGAGGAATGCCATCTAAACTGATTAATTTTAATAAGTCAGGAATTAAGAATATTCCAAGCGTTACCCCAATAATAAGGAAGCATGCCTGTACAATACGTTTTAACATTCCTTCACCTCCTTTTACTCATTATAAACAAATTCACAAAATTGAAACCCTGAATCCGGGGTATTTTCAATTTTGTTCCTTATAATTATTTCACGATAGTAAAAGATCTGTTTTATTAATACTTTCGTCCACTTTAAGGGTAGCACCATTGGCAATAAACTGTCAAATAATTAACCAACCATTTTAGCATAACCAATTACATAGTTCAATGGTCTCTTTATAGCTGGCGATCCGCAAAAACCTGCTCTTTTATGAGCTTAAGTCCCTCTTTAATTTTTCTTGCCCGAACTTCCCCGATTCCTTCCACCTCATCGAGCTCCTCTACAGTTGCCGTGATGATATTTGGGAATTCTTCAAACCGGTTAATCAGATTTTCAATAATAATTGGCGGCAGGCGCGGAACTTTATTCAGCATGCGAAAGCCGCGGGGGCATTTAAATTCTTCCGTGTGAATATAACCGTTGTACCCGAGAAGCTTTAGAATGACAGAGTCTTCGAGCATTTCCCCTTTTGAAAGGACCTGTAGTTTGACAAGCGCCTCCCTGGAGTCGATGTCTTTTGATTGAGCATAATCTCTAATAATCCATTCTGCTTCCCGTTCCAGCTCCACCAGCAGCTCATTCATCTGGAGCCGGATCAGCCTTCCTTCGGTGCCCAGTTCACTCAAATAGGTGAGCAGCTCATTTTTAATGCGCAGAACCATTTCGATATTATGAAAAACATGCAGGATGTCACTGTAGGTAACAAGCTCCTCAAATTCCAGGATGCTGAGATTGCCAATGCTCTGTTCAAGAACGACCTTATATTTTTCAAGCGTCTGGACAGCTACATTCGCCTTCGTTAAAATAACGCCAATATCCCTCAGCGCATAGCGGGAATGCCCTTTATAAAGGGTAATGACATTGCGTCTTTGGGAAATGGCAATCACTAATGCGCCTGTTTGCCGGGCAACCCGCTCAGCCGTCCGGTGCCGCATGCCCGTTTCCGTAGAGGGCACACCGGGATCAGGAGCCAGCTGGGCATTCGCAATCAGAATCATGTTCCCTTCTTCATTTAAAATAATAGCTCCATCCATCTTGGCCAGCTCATACAGATAACTTGGCGAAAATGGGCAATTAATCTGAAAACCCCCATCAACAAGGTTTCTCAGCTTTTCTTTTGAGCCCAGTACAATCAGCCCGCCTGTATTGGCGCGCAGAACATTATCAATCCCTTCCCTGATAGGCGTACCCGGAGCCATGAACCGAAGGATTTCACTCATTGTTTTTTCGCCCATTTTTTTAGTCTCCATGTTTATCCCCCTAACGCAGCCTTTAGCGCTTCACCTACAGAGCTTACTCCGATCAGTTCAATTCCTCCCGGTGCGCTCCATCCGCCAAGATTGTTCGCCGGCAGGATGACCCGTTCAAAGCCCAGCTTGGCCGCCTCCTGCACTCTTTGTTCGATTCTTGAAACTCTCCTGACCTCGCCGGTGAGTCCTACTTCTCCGATGATGCAGTCTGTTGCTTTTGTCGGCTTATCCCGAAAGCTCGACGCAATGCTGACAGCTATGGCCAAATCAATTGCCGGTTCATCAAGCTTTACTCCGCCAGCGACTTTTAGGTAGGCATCCTGATTTTGCAGGAGCATTCCGACCCGTTTTTCCAAAACGGCCATCAGGAGCGGAACCCGGTTATGATCGATTCCGGTTGCCATTCGTCTTGGATTTCCAAAGCTTGTCGGGGAAATAAGCGCCTGAATTTCAACCAGAACAGGCCTCGTCCCCTCCATGGAAGCAACGACTGTTGAACCGGCAGCTCCCTGTGACCGCTCTTCGAGGAAAATTTCCGATGGATTGGCTACTTCCTCAAGCCCAAGTTCCTTCATTTCAAAAATGCCCAT
This region includes:
- the ispD gene encoding 2-C-methyl-D-erythritol 4-phosphate cytidylyltransferase: MNYQAILPAAGQGKRMGAGKNKLLLEIGNVPVFIHTLRVFESDPECTGIFLAINPQDEEEMRTLLKQHQITKVAAMVEGGKERQHSVYNAAKAASGEEVVLVHDAARPFITRDLLQPLVKAAWEKGAAVLAVPLKDTVKKADGHLITETLERSCLWAVQTPQAFRVCSLLEAHRKAEEDGFLGTDDASLVERLGNEVVIVEGSYDNIKLTTPEDIYFAEAIIKKRSHM
- the ispF gene encoding 2-C-methyl-D-erythritol 2,4-cyclodiphosphate synthase, with the translated sequence MFRIGQGFDVHQFAEGRPLIIGGIEIPYEKGLLGHSDADVLLHTVADACLGAIGEGDIGRHFPDTDPEFKDADSAKLLQYVWGIVKEKGYELVNADCTIIAQKPKMAPHIGKMQERIAELLETEKENINVKATTTEKLGFTGRGEGIASQAAVLLKKIENR
- a CDS encoding PIN/TRAM domain-containing protein; translated protein: MLKRIVQACFLIIGVTLGIFLIPDLLKLISLDGIPLLNNPYVSAILGAIIFYLLTFWAVDHVVNFVRWAEESLVKVPITDIIFGSVGLVFGLVIAFLIGYALNAIEVPILNTVAPIVLTLIFGYLGFQVGFKKRDELLSLFSSKKKKSSEEELEPEAAPKKSLKILDTSVIIDGRIADICQTGFLEGTIVIPQFVLEELQHIADSSDVLKRNRGRRGLDILNRIQKELSINVEIYEGDFEEIQEVDSKLVKLAKLTNGVVVTNDFNLNKVCELQKVAVLNINDLANAVKPVVLPGEEMKVQVIKDGKEQNQGIAYLDDGTMIVVEEGRNYIGKHIDVLVTSVLQTSAGRMIFAKPKLLEKAL
- the disA gene encoding DNA integrity scanning diadenylate cyclase DisA, with protein sequence METKKMGEKTMSEILRFMAPGTPIREGIDNVLRANTGGLIVLGSKEKLRNLVDGGFQINCPFSPSYLYELAKMDGAIILNEEGNMILIANAQLAPDPGVPSTETGMRHRTAERVARQTGALVIAISQRRNVITLYKGHSRYALRDIGVILTKANVAVQTLEKYKVVLEQSIGNLSILEFEELVTYSDILHVFHNIEMVLRIKNELLTYLSELGTEGRLIRLQMNELLVELEREAEWIIRDYAQSKDIDSREALVKLQVLSKGEMLEDSVILKLLGYNGYIHTEEFKCPRGFRMLNKVPRLPPIIIENLINRFEEFPNIITATVEELDEVEGIGEVRARKIKEGLKLIKEQVFADRQL
- the gltX gene encoding glutamate--tRNA ligase, with translation MSNEIRVRYAPSPTGHLHIGNARTALFNYLFARSKGGKFIIRIEDTDKKRNIEGGEESQLHYLKWLGMDWDESIDREGEYGPYRQSERNHIYETYYKELLEKGHAYKCYCTEEELEAEREAQSAKGDTPAYSGKCRHLTEEERSALEAEGRKPSIRFLVPKGKMLTFNDMVKGEVSFESDGFGDYVIVKKDGTPTYNFAVAVDDHLMKISHVLRGDDHISNTPKQQMIYEALGWDLPVFGHMTLIVNESRKKLSKRDETIIQFIEQYEELGYLPEALFNFIALLGWSPAGEEEIFSKEEFIDIFDENRLSKSPALFDKQKLEWMNNQYMKKLDQERLVSISAPHLVKAGKISENWQQENEEWVKSLITLYQEKMSFGAQIVELSELFFTEEMTVDEEAKEVLAEEQVPEVLSAFLQEIDALAEFKADEIKAAMKAVQKSTGHKGKKLFMPIRSATTGQTHGPDLPQAIELLGKEKVKTRLMSIIG